The following nucleotide sequence is from Fructobacillus americanaquae.
AAGAGTAGTGAACCAATAAACTGTCATTGGCATCCAGCAATCTTTCAATTTGTTCTGGTAGTGAGGACAAAAAGTCCGATAAATCAGTTGAATACCGGTCGATCCCTGCTGGCAAAACAAGCTGGTCGGGATTGGCAACAATTGCTTTTGCCCCTTTCACGGCCTGCCGGTATTGCAATGCCACCATGGAGGAAACCAAACCATAGCCAACAAATTCAACGTCCTTAGCACGAGCTTGCTTTTTGGCTTGATTGATCACTTTCAAGACTTCTTCATTATAAAAATCTTGGCAATGAAGCAAATCAGTCGCAAGGTACAAAACTGCCTGCGGTGATTTTTTCACCGCGTGAATTGGATAAGCTGTTTGACGAAATTCTGGTTCCGAAAGAATCACTCGCAAGGTTTTACTAGCCAACTGATTTGGCATATCCAGATACGCCCCGAGGAATTCGGTAATTTGCTGGTCCTGGTCGAAAAGCCAGCCAGCCACTTTTTCCGCCACCGTTACCTCATAAAAAGTAAAATCACCCGTCCCAGCCGACATTAAGTCTAATCGGTAGTGATCATAAATCCTTGGAACCTTTAAATCCAAAAAGTCGCCGTTTTGGTACTGGCTACTGATAACTTGATCCTTTTCGTCAAAAAAAGTCCAGTTCAAGTAGGCGTGCATTCGTTTGGAATTTTGCACCCGCCGAGTGGTTTGATAAATGCGACCTGGCTTCAATCGGGGTAAATCAGAAAAAGACTTATCCTGATAATAATTCGCTGCATCCGTCCATGAGGCAATGACTTGGCCAGAAGGCAAAAAGTGGTTCGTATAATGAACCTCATCCTCCTTGATAAAGTCAACAATTGCTCCCTGCAATTCATGAAGGGCCGTTTGCGGTTGCCAATAAATTTGATATTGCATTAACGCCAGCCCTCCTGTTTAATAACTTTGGCCTGTCGACCAATCTCTTTTTGCAAAAATTCAACCATCGCCTCTACTTGATCTTCATGATAACCGGGCATTTGCTCGCGATTAACGGCGACATGATGATGACGGAAATATTCCAATAGTTTTGGTAATGATTCCCCATCATATTCGTCCTGAGTCGTCGTAAAGAGCGAAACCTCACCATTACGCCAAGTCAATTGATCCAACGAATGCCAGAGTTTTTGATTTAAACGTTCAGTATCCGATCGATCAAGCCGACCGGTTAACAAATAGCGAACATCTAAAATCCAATCATGGTTAACACCGCTATGAGCAAAGTCCCCCTTGGCAGTGAAGGTTCCCAAATTGATAATTGGCTTAGCCAACACCAAGTGATCAGCAGCAACCTGACCCGCATAGTACATTGCTGCGTAAGAACCCATTGAATATCCAGCTAAAATCAGTTCGTCGTCTGTTACTCGCACTGCCTCTTGAGCGCTCCTGATTTTTTCCTTAATCAAGCCCTCGTATTCTTCATTGCCGACCATGAAAGCACCGCCTTGGGCTCTGGGATCCGTCAAAAGTAAGTATGGATAGCCCAAATCAGACAGTGGCCCCATCATCTCAAATCCTTCCACGTGAAGGCGAGTACCGACGAAGAGCACAACCAGTGGCCCCTTTTTAGTGCCCGGGTTAAAGTAAGAAAGAACTTCCTGCCCATCCTCAGTCATATCCCGACTTCCACCAGGCAAAAAATACCCTAACCCGTGGCGAGACCGCCGTTGGTGCACATTATGCAGGTCCAGGGTTCCCTTGCCCTTGGCAAGCACGAGAATTTGATAATCCTGGTACGAAGCTGGCGCCTTAATCGCCGTCAATCGCCGCATTGCAGGTCCTTGAATCATCTGTAATTGCTGTAAATGACCATTATGGTAAAACACAAAACACAATGCTAATTCAGCATCCCCAGTCTGTTCGTAATCACAGTAGACAAGGTTCTCTTGTTCTGGCTGATAGTCCCCTGGAAAGGTTTTCAACGTGCCAATTTGCTGGTAGTCAGCGCCAAAATCGCCATCAATCGCCGTCGAAAACCGCCCCGACCGCTTGAGCTGCCAACGATAATTTTTGACCGGCAAAAATTGCGTTTCAGAGAAACGAGTTGGAAAACCAGCTTGTCCCAAATATAAATCACGAATAATTCGATCAGCCACCTCTGCTGGCTTTTTTTCCTGAAAATAAAATGCACCACGATCATCTAGCGCCTGCTGCAACTCCCGGTTGAAGCCAACGGTATTTCCCAAATAAATAACTCGATAAGCCGGCCACTCCCTGATTTGACGAGACAAAACAGTCGAATCAATCACGAAATCGGTCAACAAAACATATGTATAAGCTAAAAAACTGGGATCTTGTTGTCGAGCCAACAAGAAAGGTAAGTCCAAGCTAGTAGTATAATGCCAGTCCAAATTTTCGTTTTGAACTTGGTCGGTCCAATCCACTTCTCCAATTTGTAAAATTGACATCTGGGCCATCACGGTCCTCCTTCAAAAGTTATTCAATAGTTAGTTGTCCTTCATCGCATCAGCCAAGCTATTCCCGTTTAACTCAATTACCTTCTGACGGCTAACTTTTTGTTTAAAATCAGCGTAACTCAACCCGCCATTTAGCAGCTAAAGCGTCACTGGCATAGTCCGATTGAATCTTTAGCAAAGAATCCTGAACTCCCTGCCAATTTTGTTGATCCAAGAGCCAATTCAAACTCGTCACAATATCACTAACACTTTGAACGTGCTTTGTCTCTGGTGCCTGGTAGGCCGTTTGGGTTTTGGTCAGAGAAGGCAGCCCGTATGCCAAGGCTTGTGCTTGTAGCGACAAATCGACCTCATCGGCGAGATCAATCACGACCGATGCGGTTTGCAGATACTCCTGTCGCTTTTGAGGTGTCTGCCAATCAACTAGAACAAACTGAGCAGGCAACGTCTCTAACCGTTCGGGGGACAAAGTTTGGCTCTGCGCCAACTGACCTAATTTTGCGGTTAGCAATTGCTGAAAGCCAACCTGCCACATATCATTTTCAACAATAATCACCAAATCATCATGCTCAATCGCCAAGTCAAAAAGTGTGGTAAAGATATGGTTGGCATAATCAACTGAAAGCAAACCCAAGCGCCAATAGCAAACAAAGTGCTTCTTTGGTACAGCATTTTTAGTCGCCAAATCAACAGCAAAGGGTCCCAAAACAAGCGGTTGGTGAACTAGGTTGAAAGCAGATGAAAGTGGCACTTGCCCCGTGACAGTTTCAAAAGACAACAGATCGTTTGGACCCAATTTTTGGCTAGTTTCAGCCCCGTAAAATGGATAGTCCAAGACTAAGACCCGCTGATTTCCTTTGATTTGCTGAGCAATGGCTAAATTTTTTACCGAAGGTTCGACCAGGAGGGTTTGGTCTGACAGCGATTGGAGATGCAAAACCACCAGTGATTCAATCAAGACCCCCATTTCAGTAAAAGTTTGCTCAGAACCGTCCGGTAACAGCGCCTTCACTTGACCGGTCTGACAGTCCTCTTTTGCAACAACCGCGCCACTTTGGCTAAGATAGTCAATCGTCTGCAATGATTCTTCTTGGTAGGTCAATACCCGTGAAACAAAGCCCCGATCATCAATCGTCAGTTGTTGCTCAAGTTGACCATTTTTCAGCAAATCAATGCGATCAATCAAATCTGCTTTGGGATAAGTAAAATAGATTGTCGCATAGTGGACTAAGTCAACCAAGACCACGATTCGGTCATACATGCGAACAAATTCAGCATTTTTTGGCCAAGTAAAATCAGTTAAATCAAGTGGCTGACGATCCTTTTGCGTTACTTGTTGCAATTCGTCATAGGCTGACCAATATTGAATGGCTTCAATCTGCGCCTGACCCAGCCAGGTTCTCAACCGTGGCAAGTAATTGGCAAAAATAACCGTCACCTGGTCTTCGGCACGCAAAAAGAGCTTGGTCAAAGCCAGACTACTATCAACTTCGTTTTTTGAGTTCGAATTTTCTTGCCAGGTGGGCAATAAGAATATGTTCAAGGTTTCTCTCCTTTATCAACCTCAAGCGAACAGTTCAACCTTATCTAAGGGAAGTCCCGCCTTCTTTAGTTTTTCGTGGTCACTTTTTGCCACCAATACACGGCTAACACCATATTTTTGTTTCGTTAAGACCATGACCAAATCAGGCCAGACATTTCCCTGTTCATCCAAAACACCCTGTGGCAGGGCCAGAGTTGACCCCGTTGGTGCTAAAACTAAACAACGGTCAACTGTACTAATTTGGACATCGCAGTGTCCCTGCTTTGCTATCACATGTTCCAAGTAATTCTCGGCAGAATCATAGTGGCGCTGCCTTTGATCAAGAACAAAGTTGCGCATCCCTTGAAAATAAAAGTCTTGGCAAACCAGCTGATCAAAGCCAACGTAAAAATCAGATTGAAGCAGTTGGCCATTACTAAAATATTGTTTGGCGAACAAACGGCCATTGCGTTGATAAATGTCTTTACGCTCGACTTGACCACCTGCGTTCTGCCAAGTCACGGCCTGCACGAGGCGGTTAGAATTGGCGAACCAGCGTACGTCCGCCACCAAGTGTCCAGCCACGGAAATACTCTTCGTCCAATCCTGATTGACAACCAATTGACCCTGGTTAGGAACTTTTAAATCATAAAACCAGAGTCCCTCACCAGCTACTTGATCGGCCAAATAACTTTGACTACAAAGGTCAAAAACTTGGTGTAATTCTAAGCCAAGATCACGGGCAATTTGAACAGCATCTTCATGTGGGGTTGCCAGCCAAAGTTCATCCAACTCACCAGCCAGCACTTGATTAATTTGCCAAGCAACTGCCTGCTGGTTTCTTTCATCAAAACTATTAATTAGTGCAACTTTCATGCTAGTTCATCCTCCAATTCCACCCATTTTTCAGTAACCTTTTCTGTCAAAAATGGCCGGCAAGAAGCGATTGCACCAGCTGAAAGCCGATCGTAATCTTGGAAACAAGATAAAATAGCCTCCGCAAGCTGGACCACATTGTTGTTACGATCAGCATCGGTTGTTAAAAAATCAGCCAAATAACCATTTTCACCGGGATGGATCAATTCCTTAGCGCCAAAGTTATTTGCATAACTAGCAACTGGGAGGCCCTGACTTAATGCTTCCAGATAAGTCAAGCCAAATCCCTCAGAGTATGACGCGGAAACAAAAACATCATAACGCTGCAAATCCTTTGTCACATTCTGAGATAAACCAGCTAAGACAACGCGATTAGTCAAACCAAGATCCTTAATTTGCTTGGCTAATTTTTTCTGCTCGGCCCCGGCACCATAGATAGTCAAATTGACGTCATGACCACGTGCCACTAAAACGTGAACAGCATCAATAATTTGGTCAATGTGCTTTTCTTCATGCAAACGCGAGGCTGTCACCAAATTTAGTTTTTGATTCTTCCTGGTCTTTTTTTGGCCAAGATTCGTTACCCCACCAACGGGAATGGCATCTATCTTATCGAGGTTTTTCGCTGCGGTATAACCTTGCAAATCACTCTTTAGAGCCTCTTTTTGTGCCTTGGTTGCCACAACAACCGCATCATACTGGTCCAAATGATCCAATGTGTACTGATAAAAATTATTAAAAAGAATGTGCCCGTTCTCTTCACTAACCTTGTGGTTAGCATGAACCATGCCAACAATTTTCTGCGTCGAACCCGCTACTTTTTGTCGGACCAGGGCTTCATCATAGAATGTTCCCCGATCAATAAAATACGTATTTTGTCCAAAATGTACTTCAAGTTGATTTAAGAAAAAAGTCACTAACTCGTCAAAAGTCAAGAAATAGTAATTTTCCCCTAAGAAATTCGTCAGATGAATGTCCTGCATGATTTTTTCACCTGGCCCCTGTCGATACGACCACTCGACCTGATGTGTCCCCTTCGTCAAGGAAACATAAGCATCATCAACAATATAGATATTTTTTTCTGTATTAAAAATCTTATCGCGTAAACGACGAATTTGGTAATTACCGGAACTTTGAGTCGTAATCATGCGCTGCGTATCGGTTTGATCAATTAAAATCTTTTCGTGGCTCTTGTGCACTTCGTCAGCAGGCAAACCATGATCCAAGTAGTCAAAAGGGTCGGCAGCTAACAAAAAGTCATAAAGACCAATAACCTGATTTTCTGGTAAATGCCATTCACGCATATGAACATGCAAATCTTGCAGTAAATCAGTAAAGACAATTTTGAATGGTAATTGTCCCTTTAAAAAGCATTGAGCCCGATAGAATTGAGCATGTTCAACGCCCGAATTGCCGTGACCCATACCTTGGTTAAGAAAAAAATTCATAAAGACACATACTGCTTTCATTCAGATTTTTGTTAAAATAATGGCAAGAAAGGGCTAACCAAGGACTCGGTTACCCCTTTAATGCACTTAATTAACGTTGTGCCAGAGCTTGAGCTGCTGTGATGATGGCTACCTTGACCACATCATCTTTAGAAGCACCCCTGGAAAGGTCTGAAACCGGCTTGGCCAGTCCTTGCAAAATTGGGCCAATCGCCTCAAACCCGCCCAAACGTTGGGCAATCTTATAGCCGATATTCCCCGATTCCAAACTTGGAAAGACAAAGACATTCGCCTGACCAGCCACCGCTGAGTCGGGTGCCTTGGCATTAGCTACCTTTTCAACAACGGCTGCGTCAAATTGCAAATCGCCATCAATTTGTTCGGCTAATTCTGGTGCCAATTCCTTGGCTATCTTTGTCGCTTCCTGAACCTTTTCAACTTGGGCACCCTTAGCAGACCCCTTCGTTGAAAATGAAAGCATGGCCACCTTTGGCTTGATACCAAAAATCTTAGCAGTATGGGCTGATTGAATAGCTATTTGGGCCATCGTTTCAGCATCAATGTCGATATTAATGGCACAGTCAGCAAAGACAAAACGCTGATCTCCTTTTTGCATAATAAAGGCACCAGAAATTCGGCGTGAACCAGGAGCCGTCTTAATTAACTGGAGGGCTGGACGTACCGTATCACCAGTTGGATGCACTGCCCCAGAAACCATCCCCTCGGCAGCCCCCATTTGGACCAGCATCGTACCAAAGTAATTTTCATCTTGGAGCCACTTTTCAGCTGTTCTTTCATCCGTCTTGCCCTTACGGCGCTCAACTAAGGCCTTAATCATCTTGAC
It contains:
- the asp1 gene encoding accessory Sec system glycosyltransferase Asp1, encoding MNIFLLPTWQENSNSKNEVDSSLALTKLFLRAEDQVTVIFANYLPRLRTWLGQAQIEAIQYWSAYDELQQVTQKDRQPLDLTDFTWPKNAEFVRMYDRIVVLVDLVHYATIYFTYPKADLIDRIDLLKNGQLEQQLTIDDRGFVSRVLTYQEESLQTIDYLSQSGAVVAKEDCQTGQVKALLPDGSEQTFTEMGVLIESLVVLHLQSLSDQTLLVEPSVKNLAIAQQIKGNQRVLVLDYPFYGAETSQKLGPNDLLSFETVTGQVPLSSAFNLVHQPLVLGPFAVDLATKNAVPKKHFVCYWRLGLLSVDYANHIFTTLFDLAIEHDDLVIIVENDMWQVGFQQLLTAKLGQLAQSQTLSPERLETLPAQFVLVDWQTPQKRQEYLQTASVVIDLADEVDLSLQAQALAYGLPSLTKTQTAYQAPETKHVQSVSDIVTSLNWLLDQQNWQGVQDSLLKIQSDYASDALAAKWRVELR
- the asp3 gene encoding accessory Sec system protein Asp3 codes for the protein MQYQIYWQPQTALHELQGAIVDFIKEDEVHYTNHFLPSGQVIASWTDAANYYQDKSFSDLPRLKPGRIYQTTRRVQNSKRMHAYLNWTFFDEKDQVISSQYQNGDFLDLKVPRIYDHYRLDLMSAGTGDFTFYEVTVAEKVAGWLFDQDQQITEFLGAYLDMPNQLASKTLRVILSEPEFRQTAYPIHAVKKSPQAVLYLATDLLHCQDFYNEEVLKVINQAKKQARAKDVEFVGYGLVSSMVALQYRQAVKGAKAIVANPDQLVLPAGIDRYSTDLSDFLSSLPEQIERLLDANDSLLVHYSLAKSASPIQVIRSQTELLQQLAYPEWPESRQEKLKRIRAAREEEKQRKKDEQTQKKQIRGGEVNRDSSMNKKQDSNSDGQQHPEKVAGEKSLFVTATNQDVAPDQPLPPLGPVLVPSDLPPLTQDRQESVLSQLGVAVNQNQVVDKLSESPDALPLIDSAQGKTTQAVEGTTATPEPDKNYLEESVELDSTSAKEPLESEQTNTQERDASAEGHRQKQLRGFFTRNRT
- a CDS encoding glycosyltransferase, whose translation is MKVALINSFDERNQQAVAWQINQVLAGELDELWLATPHEDAVQIARDLGLELHQVFDLCSQSYLADQVAGEGLWFYDLKVPNQGQLVVNQDWTKSISVAGHLVADVRWFANSNRLVQAVTWQNAGGQVERKDIYQRNGRLFAKQYFSNGQLLQSDFYVGFDQLVCQDFYFQGMRNFVLDQRQRHYDSAENYLEHVIAKQGHCDVQISTVDRCLVLAPTGSTLALPQGVLDEQGNVWPDLVMVLTKQKYGVSRVLVAKSDHEKLKKAGLPLDKVELFA
- a CDS encoding glycosyltransferase, which gives rise to MKAVCVFMNFFLNQGMGHGNSGVEHAQFYRAQCFLKGQLPFKIVFTDLLQDLHVHMREWHLPENQVIGLYDFLLAADPFDYLDHGLPADEVHKSHEKILIDQTDTQRMITTQSSGNYQIRRLRDKIFNTEKNIYIVDDAYVSLTKGTHQVEWSYRQGPGEKIMQDIHLTNFLGENYYFLTFDELVTFFLNQLEVHFGQNTYFIDRGTFYDEALVRQKVAGSTQKIVGMVHANHKVSEENGHILFNNFYQYTLDHLDQYDAVVVATKAQKEALKSDLQGYTAAKNLDKIDAIPVGGVTNLGQKKTRKNQKLNLVTASRLHEEKHIDQIIDAVHVLVARGHDVNLTIYGAGAEQKKLAKQIKDLGLTNRVVLAGLSQNVTKDLQRYDVFVSASYSEGFGLTYLEALSQGLPVASYANNFGAKELIHPGENGYLADFLTTDADRNNNVVQLAEAILSCFQDYDRLSAGAIASCRPFLTEKVTEKWVELEDELA
- the pta gene encoding phosphate acetyltransferase — its product is MSLFDQFKTEIKGQKIRLVFPEGTDERVLTAAVELAQEDLVNPIILGEKEAIVALSKKLQLSLNQVEIVDIKTVSADQRVKMIKALVERRKGKTDERTAEKWLQDENYFGTMLVQMGAAEGMVSGAVHPTGDTVRPALQLIKTAPGSRRISGAFIMQKGDQRFVFADCAINIDIDAETMAQIAIQSAHTAKIFGIKPKVAMLSFSTKGSAKGAQVEKVQEATKIAKELAPELAEQIDGDLQFDAAVVEKVANAKAPDSAVAGQANVFVFPSLESGNIGYKIAQRLGGFEAIGPILQGLAKPVSDLSRGASKDDVVKVAIITAAQALAQR
- the asp2 gene encoding accessory Sec system protein Asp2, which produces MAQMSILQIGEVDWTDQVQNENLDWHYTTSLDLPFLLARQQDPSFLAYTYVLLTDFVIDSTVLSRQIREWPAYRVIYLGNTVGFNRELQQALDDRGAFYFQEKKPAEVADRIIRDLYLGQAGFPTRFSETQFLPVKNYRWQLKRSGRFSTAIDGDFGADYQQIGTLKTFPGDYQPEQENLVYCDYEQTGDAELALCFVFYHNGHLQQLQMIQGPAMRRLTAIKAPASYQDYQILVLAKGKGTLDLHNVHQRRSRHGLGYFLPGGSRDMTEDGQEVLSYFNPGTKKGPLVVLFVGTRLHVEGFEMMGPLSDLGYPYLLLTDPRAQGGAFMVGNEEYEGLIKEKIRSAQEAVRVTDDELILAGYSMGSYAAMYYAGQVAADHLVLAKPIINLGTFTAKGDFAHSGVNHDWILDVRYLLTGRLDRSDTERLNQKLWHSLDQLTWRNGEVSLFTTTQDEYDGESLPKLLEYFRHHHVAVNREQMPGYHEDQVEAMVEFLQKEIGRQAKVIKQEGWR